Part of the Cherax quadricarinatus isolate ZL_2023a chromosome 4, ASM3850222v1, whole genome shotgun sequence genome, ctacggactagaggggttagaaaagtcaacgtgtggtggcattggaagatgttcaagtagcgaaggaacggagcgttgcgaagaatggggttgtgaagatggaggagagggaagagaaggaacaggaagtgaatcagtgtccattgaaggtttagtctctgcaatatattctgaaatggcttcaagtgtttctgaattcaaagatgtatgggaaaccatattggagataggaggaggagggtgagtaaagattgggacagtaatggactgtaccaaagtagagggggagggaaaagtgtaagggactggagatgaagtgtggggggggacagaagaggtagaaacctgggaggtgacagaagagggagaaacttgggaggggacgggggtggaaggcatagtacgaggaggagggtgaatctccacacttgtaatagagccagagagaggggaagaactaggtacagagactggaaaggtaacgtgtggaggtggaagaagggaaggaaggggcaaagaagatttgagcaatgtggattttttggacttctgagtagaggggcgattggtattaggtgtcgtacgaggtcttgtcgatactggggcttgtgaggaaggacgcgaagatgtgagaacagactgagttgtagtcgggacgtcagagccaaggacagcaaaaggattagatgccgtaatggctatgggaggggtaacaacagaggaggctgcagaagatgggaccccagaagtggggggatgtttggaaacacgagaataagaaacacggggtagtctcccttggaggcggagatgagtaactgccatagcataagggagaccttctgcctctttgaggcaacggatttcacgttcatttaagtagacctggcaacggcgggagtacgaagggtgagcttcattacaattaaggcaagatggaggttgactgcaagatgtattagaatggttgtcggcaccacagactgggcattcggccatagatctgcaatatttcgctgggtgaccaaaacgccagcaatttctacattgttgcggtgtaggtatcacctttcgaacttgtaaccgatgtcccgcgacatatacagaggacgggagttctcggctgtcaaaagttaaacgagccacattgcaagggtaacgtctccgcccccgggcaggaaggacataagtgtctactttgaggattgggagatcctggagttccagctgttcaaaaatgtcattgccacatgactggaaattctgttggactatggtatggggcagaatgacagtaccactacaagaattgagagaaagatgtttttcaatagtgataggagtagtatcgatattcgaaaggagagaaagatcatgagcttgggtagcattctggacagtgacgatgcgcgtaccgctcttgagagcgtgaaatgaaatatctctgccaacatgacgcaggagcgctttggcaatactatggtcagaaaggtaggcagaagaagaagttggtcttaaagtaaagaatttagtccattgtgtggtccgaaactgagcgtggagagggagtgcttgacgtgtcggtcgtttccgagtagaatgggaaggtaacgacggagcatcatcaggagattgacgttggcgtttaggagtaggaccggagttggtccggcatgaaatgggtgggcgattcgaaaattgccgtaccgtagagggagaagccggaagcatagtcaaaggagagcggagttcagacaaatcgaaggagtcagtcgaagccccggtacctgaagcgggtgaggaaacagcaccagcaagaggtacaggggcatcaggagtgtccgaagagtggtctaaacacaaggcagggtcagaatggggtgcggtatcaagaaggggcccgggggtagtggtttcatggactagggctgccatggttaggttactcctttgctttttgtttttaagaaaaaaaaaagaaagaagaaaagaaaataaaaacaaaaaaaagaataaaaaaaggggggagcggggaggaatagttcccaggaggaatgaaagggccggaaatctccctccgcgcccaagaggactcgacaccgctagtagcgcagatgcagcatggaacccgtgccataccctacccttcatgccagtaaaccagcaatccgggatagcaacctcacatctgccgagctacctcggtggacaaaagagagggcggccggatatccgccacaaagcatacctccttcagccaccacccccggaatccgaaaggtggcttccagagatacacccgtcgcccaaaagacacccaaagctactccgggataccggagagggatcgggacatccctaggcaatccagattccacggcaaactacgccaccgccaagaaacctcaacggaatgggatcgaccccggtgtcctttcccctacctaggaactagcacgcctgtgggagaaatcacgaaggctaaaaagaggaagggcaaaagggaggggtgaggaggaggaggaggaatggaaaaaggggaggatggggaggatgggataggggaggggagaatgggggggtaattaggttcgttctgaggaagaagaccgacagggctcattcctcagaccaagagcctcttcaccatacCCATTGCTACAGACACTTCGAAAAAGGCAAGTCCTACCAACGATGCCTGTGACGCATGTACTTTCCAGGAAGGTGACTGTTTACCGAATTGTGTTGAAGGTTCAAGGATTTAATTTACAATAAAAAATATACATCAGTTCTGTTAAATAATGTTAAAGTTCATATTACTGATGCCGAGAAAAATCAGATTAACGTGCCTTCATATTTTTATTGTTACACAAGAGGATACATAACAGCTTTTAAGTTAATGCCAAGTTATAAATGAGGACGCTAACACTTGCAAGCGTGTTAGTCACAGGAAGTGTACTGCCATCTGTGGATACATTACTGGCTAGTCAAGTAGAGCGAGGGCAGCCTTCCTGTACGCCCCTGAAGTATCAGCCTGAGGAGGAGTGTAGAATGTCAGTGCTTATTCAAAACTAGACGGTAATTTATTTAGTATCAAGATTAGGGCTAGAGAGATTTAACAAATTTAGTGAACAAAATGAACACAGATAAAGTCAAACTGCAAGTGTTGAAAGTGATACAAGAGTCGACCTCCAAGACTCACCTTCACATCTTCCGCCAGACTCTTACTATACACTTTATGGTACTCTTCTTTAATATTGCCCAGATCCACCTCACAGCGAGACACTAAGAGACGGATAAGATCTTCGTCTTTTGTGCCTGGGCCTGCCAAGGCTTTGTGGAAAGACTGTGCGAAAAACTCTGCTCTATTTTCCAGGCAGTCGACTGTTAAAGCAAAGGGTTTAGTAATGGTAAGTGAAAACTTTAAAAGTGGTAATGGAAAGTATCTAGAGGCAAAGAAAGTTAAAGCAGGTGGACGGTGGTGGTCCCACTTAACTAAAAATATCCCTGCTGTCTAGCCATAAATGAATCtttatgagggggggggggaggggagtgggtAAAGCTACGACAAACTTAATTAACAAGTATCTGGGCCAACTAGAGTGTTCTGAATTCAATTTGTATGCCGATGAAGATTAATGGGAAGTTTGATCTATTCCAAACTTAAGGACACCTACAGAAATACTTTGAGACTTTAAAACCTATGTGACCCATGATGCCCCCCAACATAGCTATAATTCCTGCAATTATGTTATTGATTCAATCATTCACTTGCTAAATACCATAGTGTACATAATTTGGTCCTGAATGCCAGGTAGCAATTATCTATTTTATTGCCCGATTACTGAAGCAGTGATAAAGGTTTCACCTCTTAATGAAGGTGATCTACCTACACAAGGCTCTCATGTTTGTCCTGGTGCTGCCAGTGTACTGGCTGTCAAAAGTCTCTCCCAGGGTCCTGCCAGCCAGCTTGTAGTACTCTACGAAGGCGCTACGTAGCTCCTCGTACGAATAAGAGCTTAGAGCCTTCACTACCTCAGCTTCGTCAAGATCCTTACCTGAGGTGGGTAGAGCGTTTTCAGGTTAGAGAGTTTTGACCGTGTATAATTTAGCTCAAACTGAGAAAAGCTTTCGCGAATCAAATTAAATATTAATCTATAAAATTTATAATTACCAGAACTAAGAATTCCACTATTCTTCCTGTAGGGAAACACGGCACATTAAAAATGTGAAAGCTATTAAAAAAAAGGTTTCAGAAAAAATGGAAATACTGTATTAAGCATTTAGATTACCATCAACATTTATGGAATCCTCACCTGTAGAGTAATGTGATTTCCAAGTATATGTAACAAGTCACTTTAGGACTTAAAATTTACCCTCTTTTACCCCAAATTTAAGTTCTAGGTCTTCTGCACAAAAGTAAGGTTATTTCTGTTACCAGACCAAGGTTCATTCAGCACTAAATGGCAGTTGCACTTCTAACTTAGTCAAAACTTGGAAAAGAGTGAACATTAACTTATCAGTAAGATCTAGTAAGAAATGGTCTAAATTTCAGGGTCGGAAAATACGGTATTTACTAATTTGTCTAAACTTTTGCAGATCAATTTACCCCAAGTGTTGTAATTTATTACATGCATGCATGATTAATTTATAGTCTGAGAGACTACTGTAATTTTATATATTAAACCTGTGCTTATTAGGTCGtctttaaggaaaaaaaaaaaattaaaggccTTGCCGACATTAATACTATCATGCGTGACCTCATTCTGTCTGCTGTTAAACAGGATCAGGTCATCCAAACCTTCAGTCACCTACACCTCTTCATCCACATTAATCTTTCTGCTTTAAAAAAGTTTAACCTTTAGTTTGATTTTAAAATTTTCAATTATATAACGTATCGTAGCTCATACTCTGCACTGACCTGATATCTAACTAATCTTATCGTCGCAACAATGGAATTAAAAGCTTCCTCCAAGCCTCGCTTCCATTATATTAAGAGATTTTCCAAAACTTGCATCCAGTGACTAACTGCTACACTTCCTATCCGTACTTGCGGCTGAACCTCTGTTCTAGAATCAACatttaccaatttttttttttttttttttttgtttatacaAAACCTTTACATTAACATTCACTTTCATAAACCTAGTTTATATAAATCCAGCTATTTAAGCTTTTAAAAAGTAAGCTACAAATATCCTACAAAGACATAACACGGAGTTTACAAAGATAATGCAGCTTATCAAGATAGAAACCTGCATGTGTAATATGTAGGTAGACATGATATTGGCAGATAGCAGGAACGACTAGTCAGAATTATCAACTGCGGTAATTACACCGATAACAAAATTTGAGAGCAAGCGATGCGAACCTTTGGGACTAATTTTAGTGAATTCTAGCTTGGTTTTTGGTTGCTTAAGTATTAAACTATTAGGTACGATATACTATGTAAAGTACAGCACAGCACTCttcagggggagagggagggaaactAAAGTATTATCATACAAAGTTAAATATAACCAGCACGGGTTAAAAATCCCACTAGAATTCCGAGGTACGTACAAGTGGCCCAGTAATTACAAAAAGCATGAAAAGTCTTAAGCCGTGGGCAAACTTAAAAGGTGTTCACAGACTTCCATACCACAAGGTACACAAGTGAAGGATGGCGATGTGGGAAGCCCCCTTTACCCTGCAAATTGAAGCAGGAGCAACTAAATAGGTGGAGATGGGAAGAGTTGCCCGCGCCTGATCTACGCGATTAGGACTGAGGGTCAAACATTTCCTACCCTGTAACTGCTAGTCTGTAGGGTCCACTAAAAGATTCAAAACATTAGTATATAATACAGACCAATGGAAGAGGTTTATATACCACTAATGTTGGGATACTTTTCAGGCAGcaacatggaatcttggtacagagaaaATCTCCACAACTTCTTACCCTTGCTGGTCCATCACTTTGGTGTAAACTAACACTGGGGGAATACCCCCTATCAGCGACAATGCCTTCATCTAATCTGAATCCAGTATACAAACCCCATTTCTTCCCGTCAGTGCTTCTGATTAATCAAAGACTTACTGAACACCTGTTCCTAAGCTTTCGGACAGATTGCCTCTACCTCTTCAGTATGCATTTATTTGATAAAACCACTAGTTGGCGAAGAATCTACTTAATACGCAATTGCTGCGCATGTGTAATTCAAGTTTATGGCTATCTGTATGCAGACATGAAGTCACTCAAGGCAAAGTATACTATGAAATTAGATTACCTCTTATCTTTTCACAGGTGATGTCTAAGGACATTTCTAGTAAGGGACAAAAAACATCAATGCAGGGGGCACACTTAATCACAACGATCTCTACACGAATTTCTAAATACGCCAGTAAAATGAACTTCACAActaaactaccacaaccactatttTACACACCCTTGCTGAGGAAAAGCTTAGGATCCTAGAATCACCATATCTAGCAATTATAACCACAACGGCATTAACAGCCTCTAGCCAGAAGCTCAAACTTTTTCAGTTTATAAGGGCAATAATGGAGAAGCTATGCAGAAGGCGCACTGGCCCTCGCCAATCTATATTAatcttctccctccccccccccccaagctaACCAACAGTTTAAAAATCCAACAAACGCTTCGCTGTCCTTGTATAGGCTCATCGTATCCAGGTTAATCTAAATGTACTATAGGATAATGCTTTAGTTTATCTGATCCTCCCTATTCAAACACTACACTGGATCGGCAGGTTATATGCAGCACGACTGAGCCACCGGATGTACTACGTAATGTGACAGGTGATCCAACAAGTCACCACTTGTCGGGTGTTGTGAACCACAAACTATTTGGCAGGGAAAAAACTTTACAATCATCCCCGGAGCAAACCAACGTATTTGAAGAAACTTCCTTGCTATATAatgattggggggggggggaaagcggTTTCACATCTCTTCCAGCCAAGAAAAAGCCCAGCGAACCAAAGAAACTGCCTAAACCGAACAAGACCTACCATCATTGTACAGATCTTTGGCGATGCTGTGAGCAAGCTGTTCGTTAATGAGAGCGCTTCTCTTCGCCTCCACCACTTTCAGCATCACTTCTTCAAATACGTCTGAAGTGGCTTTTGTCAGAGACTCTTCCAGGCTGGTGTCGAACAACCGCTCGTACGAGGACTTTATTGACCTGCGAGGTCGAGTATTAGTTAATTTAGGTGGCACAAGAGGCTGAATGGGGGTGTGAAATTTAGTAATTACGAGAAGCAAGACTAGGATAACAGACCAGGAAAAGAAAATGTATTAGATACTAATGTGCCAATTACAATTGGCTTTTCCATAACATTTTAGTAATATGATAAGTTTCTGCAGGCATGAGGGCAAAAAGGATAGGTACGCAAAGGATACAGGGCCCAAAAAATAATTACCAAAATTATACGCCATTTCAGAGAAACTTATTTTACACCAGTGTAAGAATAAATGCTTTGTTAAAAGTAGGACTATAATGATGTGAAGTCTTAAGAAATTGACTACTGGTAACAATACTTGCTTAATGAGAGAGTTATCCGCAGTACAAAGGATCTCCACGATGACTCTTCCATTCTTTTTCTTGCATGCATGATGCAGTTCCTGGGCCAGGTAGTCTTTATGAGAAGTCATTAGAGCCATGATGATATCTTCCAAGTTACCACTTAGTTCCTTCTTCAAATCCTTTGTTAGGTCCTAAGGGGGGTGAGAAGGAAGATTTTTAAAACCTGGCTCCACCTTAACTAAAGAAAAGTACAAATTAGCACGCGTTTTTACAGCGTCAGGCTTAGGATGGGAGAGGACCAAGAGTAATATTTTTTTGCTACACATCTGACAAGGGTTCATAAAAATTTATGTAAACTACTTTGTGGGACATCAGATTATTCCACAGGTACTATACATATTACAAGAAAATTAGACTTCAGTTAACTCTGAAGAAAAACACTTCACGTATGCAGCTTTGCTGAAAATTGGAAGGGAAACTAGCTTTTAGTCTTTCTTGTAAAAAAGACTTCTGTAGAGTTTTTTTTTAAAGTTAAATTGGCATAATTTTCAAAGTTTATGTTTATGAAATTAAAGAATTATTCCGCGCTTCACTgcattcagtaaaaaaaaaaaaaaaaaaaaaaaaatctagactGGCAGTCCTCATTCATCAAGTAAACTCACCCTGTCGTAGGCTCTGTTGTACTGCTGGTAGAGAAGCTGCCGCTGATCACTGTTACAAGAGGTGAGGACATCAACAATGGTATCTTCATCTGTGCCTAGTCCTTTCATTGCCTTCCTCAGAGCCTCCGCGTCCCCAGCCTGAGTGAGGTGCGCTTTAGCCTTCACTGTTGGGTGATCCTGTGAAGAGAAACATGCGAGGGTAGGAGAGACGTTGATAGTGTCAATTAGGAATTGACTGCTATTGGTGTTCACTAAAGATGCTAAGTACTGTGCAACTGTACTGTTCTATACAGAACATTAGGCGAGTGTGCAATACATAAAGTGGAACATGAATGATAGTATGCATGTAGGGTGCAATTTAAATTTCTTATTCCTGTTACTAAATACACACCTTTTAAGGTGTATTAGAAAAATAAAGACCCTCATTTTTTTCCCCACAATGATTagtaatagaaaaaaaaaaattatgctttAAAATACTAATATTTACATCTAGAAGACCTTCCTCCATACCCTGAACTGACCAAGACTCTGCAGCAAGCTTGCTAGTGTTACGACGTAGTGTTCAACCTTTTGTttcacaagttttttttttttttgtattttattaaaaaaaaataaaaaaaaattacacacattATACACGTTTGCTATACTTAGGTCAAAAACAAACGTGatccattaaataataaaaacagaACAACATTCCTTATCACAGCATTAAACATACACAAGAAAAACCACGTGCAACTGTAAATGCTCGATTCCCCCTCCAAAAATGCCCAACCagcacacaacatacatgtaactaaaaacagcccacacctgaacatacaggtgggtttattatatccataaaaaTGGAGccagtatcttataacacaaaagACAATATAATCCAAAGAgtcacacttatttacattatCTATGAAACTATATACAAATACATTCTCATAATCCAATTCGTCGCACTCATTAATATTGCATATTAagctttatatacaaaaatatattaaacacccCAAAAATTACAATAAGAAAGGACAAAATTTCCACACTACATTTACACACGTGCACCTCCATACCCAGAGCCATTTACACTTGAACACCTAGgtgatcttgtgccatccctgcagcaactaaACATTGCACCATTACAAAAGTTAAAAAACAAGCTAAGTGAATACAAATTTAAATATTATCTACAAAAAAACGTGTACACAGAAACACTTTGTTATTCGTAATCGTTTGTGGCATAtacaaacttttaccatcatccaTCAGATATATTACTAATTTGACACAGGAGTGTCTCACGACTCCAAAAGTAGTTAATTATttttccctaaaaaaaaaaaaaattactatacATGGAAGTTGTTAAGAACCACGAAATCGTTCCTCTGATATGTTATGATCTAAGCCAGAAAGTTAAATTAACCTTGAACACCATTTTACCTGACATCTTTATTTCCTCATACTAACGCACACACCGGGAGCTTTCCTATCTTAAAGAACATCACTTTTAAcactacattcacacacattcacctccatacccaAAGCAATTCACACGTGCACAGTTTTACTTATTACATTCCTACAACAGCAACTGGAATCATACTAGTTACCACCCAACCATAATCCGTTACACTACACACCATCCACCCATGTAATTCGCTAAAACTATTCCCATACACGCCACCACTGAAAACCCGACTAGCAAAGAAAACCAGTCCCCTACATGGTTATCACTGTACCAATTGCAGGAGACGACTTACTGTAATCTCTGTAGTtctctggaaaaaaaaaagttccccACTGACTCCCATAAACAAGTTTGTTCCTACCAGCAGTCCTGTATATACACGCTAAAATTGCCTTAATTCGAATCCTACCCCCAGCATCTCTCAATCCCCAGGAAATAAACAGAAAATCCACTACCACATACATAATCGCCCCCCTTTTTACCTCCAGTGATACCCCTTTTACCTCTAATGTTAAagctcgcagggtctctacattacccccacccagCAGACAAACCCTCGCCAACCACATCCGTACCTCCCTCAattcttcacaaaaataaaccgcatgaaatgCAGTTTCCAGCTTACCACACTGACTGCAGGACGGTTCCCTCACCAAACCCATTAAACTCAAAACTGCTTTTGAAGCTAGGATCCCCATCATGAATCTGTATACCAACTCACGTACCTTAGGCATTAACCCGAGCCCCCTGAAGTCTTCCCATATCGTCCCCCAATCATACAATGGATAGACCGATACGCCCTGCAAGAtttccttcctcccactcaaTGATACCAAACGCCCCCACTTAAAGTCGCTCAACATCTTTAACCAATAACAAAACCCTCAGCATAATCTCACATTCAATTaactacctccccaccatctccgcacatccccccccccccatcacctTTCCCACTCttacccctctttcccctccagcCCTAACTAATGACCGTTTTACATATTGCTTTCACCCTCGGCCCCAATGCTAAAAGACCCACTTCCCCTCTGCGCACATTCGACATCACTTCCTTGCTcagccatgccctcccaaaaccccaaacataacgtatagCTCGCCTCTATTTCTTGTACGTCCTGTGTTCTCAAAGGATACGCTTCCGCTATACCCCAAACTTTACTGTAAACTAGCGAATTAACCATCACCGCCCTCTGCTGTAATGTGACATCTACCGCCCGTAAACCCCTTAATCTACTCTACTTTCTCCACTACCCTCTGAATTTGCCTGCCTAGCCTCCTGCGCATTCGCCATGTATAAAACTCCACAAATCTTCAAATTATCCACCACTGCCcgcccaaactccaaccccaagcccccccccccacccaagcaCCCACCTCCAGTAAACACGATTTCGCCCTATTTACTGTCATGCCCGACGCCTCAAAAATACCAAATACCCTCCCCACCGTACGCAatccctccaccccttctatcaggatagtggtatcatccacatgcCCCACAATGCCTGAACGCCCTTCCCTCTCCATTTAATGCTCCTatcccctcaacgagcccatagaACTGATGTTGCATGCACGCAAACAGAATTTGTGAAAGAGGGCACCCCTGCCGTAATCCCTCTCTCCATTTTAACCAGCCTTCCCAATTTGCCATTAACTTGGACCCGTGCCATAGCCGCCGAGTAGCGTATCAACCCACCTCGCCACTCCCAGTCCAAACCCCAGTCGCAACAAACAAGCCCTCAAAAATTTTCTATTCAcagtcatatgcattctcccaatcaatacccaaaagTCCTCCCCCCTCGCAACCCTCCAAAAAGTCCCTTATGCCCCCATGCCCAACTCGTACTTAGTCCCGGTATACCCATCTGACCTCTATGTACAACCCCACCAATTACCTTCATCCTATTACCtaatatctttgcaaaaatctTGTAGTCAGAACACATTAGCGACATAACTACACTCGCTTAAAACACTCCCCACTTGCTTTTTACGAACCAACACAACCACTCCAATACTTTGTGTCGGACTTAGCTTGCCCTCCCGCAACATGCAATTCATGGCCTCCACCAGACAAGTCTTAATATGCTCCCAACtaaaaaatcatttgaaatcccatcGATGCCTGGTGCTTTTCCAGTACTTATGTTAAACactgcctcctcaacttccccccCACACTAATCGCTCCTCCCATCTCCATCCCCTCCACTTCTTTTTGCCCTAACCCCccccctccaacacttcctcaaaaACAtcgcctttccccccccccctttctccattTCTCTCGAAACCAGAAATCAGTATAATttctcatgccttctgtagtagtaAGCACCTGTCCCTTATGATATCCACCCATATCCTCGCTCACCTCTAATTGCAAAATAGTCGACTCCTTCTGCCTTGCCCTAAAAAGTCttaaaacacttcccgaaggtttatccccccacaatacagcctccaatcctgccctcacATGCACGGCATCAAATCTATCATTGTGTATCTCTGCCAGTCTACCTCTAAGTTGCTCCACGGTCCCATACTGCTTCCCCCACTTCCTCGTCATAACACTTTCAGCTGACATTCCAAACAATTctaacccatacctccacctggcctcttcccatcccctatttttaaagaatccagcaatacccggcttagctcgcttctcccaccattccaagacacgACCCCACATCCCTTGATCCCCAAAAAGAGGGCCACCAATCCCCAAAAGCcacactcaccccctcccccttcacaagtctcgcatttaatttccaataaccagtGTATATcctaaccatgccctcccaatcAAGATCCGCAATAACCGCCCTGTGgtccgaaaaccccacatcgaaggtcatAACTCCTAGTACTCTTATTGCCTCCGTAGCATAGAGCCTATCCAGTCGTGCAGCAGAACCCCTTCGTACAAATTTATACTCAATCCTCCAaagcattcgctgcctgaccacggtagtgtgcggtagtgctctgcacccctctgctgtgtgtaggcgagcgcccttgtcagttacctggctgcagtggtgtgaagtggtgctgtcacacctcggctaacaacttaggtgcactgtgatcgtcaagatggcggttagtctgagacgaaggataaatactgtaggcatcgagctacttaaaggaacgataacgaccagttctgcgcaagtcttattgccaaagatcatacgggagacttatggagtaaaagattgtgacttgtatggtgtagcattgaacggaggacaacgaattttcgtcaaactgctatctgcaacggtttatgaatcgttaatcaccaggtttcaggacgtgagtcttaacgtcacaccagctgtcactgtaagaatgatagatgtttcacggtattatacggatcgttacgcaacgttcccttgaggcggacgaggcagatataaggaaagtttgagaagtatgggacggtgcattatgctcaacatggtacgtgggcggcaggagcctatgctggttttccagagggttctttcaacctcaaaatgactgaGGCACCAAATACCttcctatgtgtacctacaagatttcaggacgcaggtaatggtaatgtacccaggacaacgacgtacgtgccgcctatgtggcgagtatgatcacatagcggcgacctgtgagaagcgaagacatgtgcctggacctgtggtggacgtcgcagcccctgcttcaaaggtggcaggtgaggaacaaacatcggatggagggcgtggtgttttgtggagcgagatagtggatcgggcacacaggactggtggtgagttggagtcccgcccccaactgcctgatcaggtgtctcctgtggataaggaggagcagcaagtacaagagaaggttcatgagattgaggaggaattggtggaggtgttgaagacgttgtcaccaccagagagggatgttacatctgcgcgtggtgtcattggagaatcgtcgcttccagaaagtctgaga contains:
- the LOC128684588 gene encoding annexin A13 (The sequence of the model RefSeq protein was modified relative to this genomic sequence to represent the inferred CDS: added 9 bases not found in genome assembly); amino-acid sequence: MSHDHPTVKAKAHLTQAGDAEALRKAMKGLGTDEDTIVDVLTSCNSDQRQLLYQQYNRAYDRDLTKDLKKELSGNLEDIIMALMTSHKDYLAQELHHACKKKNGRVIVEILCTADNSLIKSIKSSYERLFDTSLEESLTKATSDVFEEVMLKVVEAKRSALINEQLAHSIAKDLYNDGKDLDEAEVVKALSSYSYEELRSAFVEYYKLAGRTLGETFDSQYTGSTRTNMRALFDCLENRAEFFAQSFHKALAGPGTKDEDLIRLLVSRCEVDLGNIKEEYHKVYSKSLAEDVKADTSGAYRKAALALLD